Proteins from a genomic interval of Osmia bicornis bicornis chromosome 13, iOsmBic2.1, whole genome shotgun sequence:
- the LOC114872579 gene encoding tyrosine-protein kinase Abl isoform X1, whose amino-acid sequence MGAQQTKERIVPAGSTARQTRKQPRNLKESRLVGSNIFTEHSEALLQSRPLPHIPALPDGDPPSGSAIQPISQQVNIQQHAGVSSTGLLEAANRWTSKENLLAQEEDDPQLFVALYDFQAGGENQLSLKKGEQVRILSYNKSGEWCEAHSSTGQVGWVPSNYVTPVNSLEKHSWYHGRISRNAAEYLLSSGINGSFLVRESESSPGQRSISLRYEGRVYHYRINEDSEGKMFVTTESKFNTLAELVHHHSMLADGLITQLLYPAPKHNKPTVFPLSPEPDEWEINRTDIVMRHKLGGGQYGDVYEAVWKRYNMTVAVKTLKEDTMALKDFLEEAAIMKEMKHRNLVQLLGVCTREPPFYIITEFMSKGNLLDYLRNESKHQINAVVLMHMATQIASGMSYLESRNFIHRDLAARNCLVGENHLVKVADFGLARLMRDDTYTAHAGAKFPIKWTAPEGLAYNKFSTKSDVWAFGILLWEIATYGMSPYPGVDLTDVYHMLEKGYRMECPPGCPPKVYELMRQCWQWAAADRPTFKEIHHSLENMFQESSITEEVEKQLQGGGDIPLLSYKKSQTGSTGNIHGLVLVSEPLPSSETTSSVTKLSTFTGGLSSKNNSSIVQMRRSTNKKGKQAPAPPKRTSLLSSCSSFRDSAYQEQDTQNTETNTMTLDDATDLNGIDKILEGIARDLATMAQGTIAAGGCEVEEDGEGSQGTAEPNFIPQPSTSPEPIPGLACSQKQIKPRPYPSKEPLPQKLVQVGALEVQNVKRAINRYGTLPKGARIGAYLESLRQSGMPSNQESSTVVSSMAPSSIEQHETSIDNSQHRSLSPRQSNLRNQPQMTRSNSSSGVVNTYQPPNSPRGRVVTVRKNNQSEGVGLRTFRVSSNSNFRTASPSRSVQPSLADLEFPPPPADLPPPPDETFSGQEQAELPLPVSCTEISQIRNSPLSIRKAKNTDWRTKEEDSEQQEDRNDVSNIEPSVKEACSRFGVNLRRRETQDNSCRNSDNKRTGFKSRMEMIEPAAPPEEAPPPPPPPPPPISTNTPPDSFERKPGMKEMLELKLINEIKQSAETKHGASTKKPGATSNTPSAPLDPASQLLSELCASFNMESGQRHAQNEYAVSTLKTNDITQEQQQQQQQSHNTHKDSSVSSPVTESLLSSGNVGFKLKRVDKRNNPQKEEATDGQIIDFKARLRKVENAEKEKSLEEKSTVTEQSSESEEQQDDKRRSTGSISSLKKLWENKESCDSQPHSPKLNVRGSSGKQEMLDQTEDSPEDHSGASTRSQSSGSKSDARLWPPPEPEKPAVPAKPLKPLCSSTKHFGSSIYATPNCTKSQHAEDDLNKQNTDSKTAKQAVLELSTLIESSVLNLKSSSTIVMASWLQLSDKVGLLHGMCTNLADSGIAPHARFQFRELLVRLELQARQLRAAGTRNVAENTRLLTDLQNTIKDVVNAVQR is encoded by the exons ATGGGTGCTCAACAGACTAAGGAGAGAATTGTTCCTGCCGGCTCTACTGCGCGACAGACGCGCAAACAGCCAAGGAACCTTAAAGAGTCCCGTCTTGTTGGTTCCAATATATTTACAGAACACAGCG AAGCTCTTTTACAAAGCAGACCACTACCTCACATTCCGGCATTACCTGATGGTGATCCTCCTAGTGGCTCTGCCATCCAACCAATTTCACAGCAAGTGAATATTCAGCAACATGCTGGTGTTTCATCTACAGGGCTTTTGGAAGCTGCAAACAg ATGGACAAGTAAGGAAAACTTATTAGCACAGGAGGAAGATGATCCGCAACTGTTTGTTGCTCTATATGATTTTCAAGCAGGTGGAGAAAACCAACTTAGTCTTAAAAAGG GGGAGCAAGTTCGTATCCTAAGTTATAATAAAAGTGGAGAATGGTGTGAAGCTCATTCAAGTACTGGTCAAGTGGGGTGGGTTCCTTCAAATTATGTCACCCCTGTAAATTCCTTGGAAAAGCATTCATGGTATCATGGAAGGATATCCAGGAATGCTGCTGAGTATCTCTTAAGTTCTGGTATAAATGGAAGCTTTCTGGTTCGTGAGTCAGAAAGCAGCCCAGGGCAACGCAGTATTTCTCTGAGATATGAGGGTAGAGTCTATCATTACAGGATCAATGAAGATAGTGAAGGAAAG atGTTTGTCACAACAGAAAGCAAATTTAATACTCTGGCAGAATTAGTACATCATCATTCAATGCTTGCTGATGGCTTAATCACACAGCTACTTTATCCTGCACCAAAGCATAACAAACCGACTGTTTTTCCGCTTAGTCCGg AACCAGATGAGTGGGAGATTAATAGGACAGATATAGTCATGAGGCATAAATTAGGTGGAGGACAATATGGGGACGTTTATGAAGCGGTATGGAAGAGATATAACATGACCGTCGCTGTAAAAACGTTGAAG GAAGATACAATGGCTCTAAAAGACTTTCTGGAGGAGGCCGCAATCATGAAGGAGATGAAACACAGGAATCTGGTTCAGTTATTAGGTGTATGTACTCGGGAACCACCATTTTACATCATTACAGAGTTCATGAGCAAAGGGAATCTGCTGGACTATTTGCGGAATGAGAGCAAGCATCAAATCAATGCCGTCGTTTTAATGCATATGGCCACGCAGATTGCTAGCGGGATGAGTTATCTGGAAAGTAGAAATTTTATTCACAG AGATCTAGCGGCTCGAAACTGCCTAGTCGGTGAAAATCATCTGGTGAAGGTTGCTGACTTCGGCTTGGCCCGGTTGATGAGAGATGACACCTACACGGCTCACGCTGGAGCGAAGTTCCCTATAAAATGGACTGCTCCGGAAGGGTTAGCTTACAACAAATTCTCTACGAAG TCCGATGTTTGGGCATTTGGAATTTTACTTTGGGAGATAGCGACCTATGGTATGTCTCCATATCCTGGCGTCGACTTAACGGATGTGTATCACATGCTGGAGAAGGGCTACCGAATGGAATGTCCACCTGGATGTCCACCAAAGGTGTACGAACTGATGCGTCAATGCTGGCAGTGGGCTGCTGCTGACCGGCCTACCTTCAAAGAGATTCATCATTCTCTTGAAAATATGTTCCAAGAATCCAGTATTACCGAGG AAGTGGAAAAACAACTGCAAGGAGGAGGTGATATCCCTTTGCTTTCATATAAGAAATCCCAGACTGGTAGTACTGGAAACATCCATGGGCTTGTTCTAGTCTCCGAGCCATTACCCTCTTCAG AAACTACTAGCTCGGTAACAAAGCTAAGTACATTTACGGGTGGTCTCTCGAGTAAAAATAACAGCAGTATCGTCCAAATGAGGCGTTCTAcgaataaaaaaggaaaacaagCTCCGGCACCTCCAAAGAGAACGAG CCTGCTGTCGTCGTGCAGTTCGTTTCGCGATTCTGCCTACCAAGAGCAAGATACCCAAAATACTGAAACAAACACCATGACTCTCGACGATGCCACGGATCTAAATGGTATTGATAAGATTCTCGAAG GTATTGCGCGAGATCTCGCGACGATGGCTCAAGGAACGATTGCTGCAGGAGGCTGCGAAGTCGAGGAGGACGGAGAGGGTTCTCAAGGTACGGCGGAACCAAATTTTATCCCACAACCATCGACGTCTCCGGAGCCCATACCTGGTCTAGCCTGTTCtcagaaacaaattaaaccacGACCTTATCCATCAAAGGAACCATTACCGCAAAAG cTAGTACAAGTGGGAGCATTAGAAGTGCAGAATGTAAAAAGAGCTATTAATCGTTATGGTACATTACCAAAAGGTGCTAGAATCGGAGCGTATCTAGAATCTTTGCGTCAAAGTGGTATGCCATCGAATCAAGAATCTTCAACGGTGGTTTCTTCTATGGCACCTAGTTCAATAGAACAACACGAGACTTCTATCGATAATTCGCAACACAGATCACTATCTCCTCGTCAAAGCAATCTACGAAATCAACCTCAAATGACCCGCAGTAATTCTTCCAGCGGTGTCGTTAATACTTACCAACCTCCGAATTCCCCTCGTGGCCGTGTAGTAACCGTAAGAAAGAACAATCAGTCCGAAGGTGTTGGTCTAAGAACTTTTCGGGTTTCGAGTAACTCAAACTTCAGAACCGCGAGTCCATCAAGATCCGTTCAACCGTCGTTAGCTGATTTAGAATTTCCTCCTCCACCCGCAGACTTGCCTCCTCCCCCAGATGAAACTTTCTCTGGTCAGGAGCAAGCTGAACTTCCTCTTCCCGTTTCATGTACCGAAATATCTCAGATCAGAAATTCTCCTCTTTCTATAAGAAAAGCAAAGAATACGGATTGGCGTACGAAGGAAGAAGATAGCGAGCAACAGGAAGATAGAAACGACGTTAGTAATATAGAGCCTTCTGTCAAAGAAGCTTGTTCGAGGTTTGGAGTTAATTTAAGGCGCAGAGAAACTCAAGATAATTCTTGTAGAAATTCTGATAACAAAAGAACGGGGTTTAAGTCCAGAATGGAGATGATCGAGCCTGCCGCACCACCTGAGGAAGCACCACCTCCTCCACCACCACCTCCGCCACCAATTTCTACGAACACACCCCCCGATAGTTTTGAACGTAAACCTGGCATGAAAGAAATGTTGGAATTAAAATTGatcaatgaaattaaacaaaGCGCTGAAACGAAGCATGGCGCGAGCACGAAGAAGCCCGGTGCGACAAGTAACACTCCATCCGCGCCTCTCGATCCAGCATCCCAGTTACTTTCGGAACTTTGCGCTAGTTTTAATATGGAGTCTGGACAGAG ACACGCCCAAAACGAGTACGCTGTGTCAACTTTAAAAACCAATGACATAACTCAAgagcaacaacagcagcaacaacaaagTCATAACACTCACAAGGATTCGTCGGTATCCTCTCCAGTGACCGAATCACTACTCTCCAGTGGAAATGTTGGCTTCAAGTTGAAGAGAGTAGACAAACGGAATAATCCGCAGAAAGAAGAAGCAACCGATGGACAAATAATTGATTTCAAGGCGAGACTTCGAAAAGTTGAGAATGCAGAAAAGGAGAAGTCTTTAGAAGAGAAAAGTACCGTTACTGAGCAATCCTCAGAATCGGAAGAGCAACAAGATGACAAGCGTAGAAGTACCGGTAGTATCAGTAGCTTGAAGAAACTTTGGGAAAATAAAGAATCTTGTGACAGTCAGCCTCACAGTCCGAAACTTAACGTCAGAGGAAGTAGTGGCAAACAAGAGATGCTTGACCAGACTGAAGACTCACCAGAGGATCATAGCGGAGCCTCGACCCGTAGTCAGAG TTCCGGTAGCAAAAGTGATGCCAGACTGTGGCCACCACCTGAACCAGAAAAACCGGCAGTTCCTGCCAAACCATTAAAACCACTGTGCTCGTCGACAAAGCACTTTGGTTCATCGATTTATGCAACGCCAAACTGTACGAAATCCCAGCACGCTGAGGATGACCTAAACAAACAGAATACAGATTCAAAGACAGCGAAACAGGCAGTATTGGAGCTTTCGACATTGATCGAGAGCAGcgtattaaatttgaaaagtaGTTCAACAATAGTAATGGCCAGTTGGCTTCAGCTGTCAGACAAGGTAGGGCTATTACATGGAATGTGCACGAATCTTGCAGATAGCGGTATAGCACCACACGCGCGGTTTCAATTTCGCGAACTTCTTGTAAGATTAGAGCTTCAGGCACGGCAGCTTCGTGCAGCTGGTACTCGAAACGTTGCAGAGAATACAAGGCTTCTTACTGACCTGCAAAACACGATAAAGGATGTTGTTAATGCTGTGCAAAGATAA
- the LOC114872579 gene encoding tyrosine-protein kinase Abl isoform X3, whose translation MGAQQTKERIVPAGSTARQTRKQPRNLKESRLVGSNIFTEHSEALLQSRPLPHIPALPDGDPPSGSAIQPISQQVNIQQHAGVSSTGLLEAANRWTSKENLLAQEEDDPQLFVALYDFQAGGENQLSLKKGEQVRILSYNKSGEWCEAHSSTGQVGWVPSNYVTPVNSLEKHSWYHGRISRNAAEYLLSSGINGSFLVRESESSPGQRSISLRYEGRVYHYRINEDSEGKMFVTTESKFNTLAELVHHHSMLADGLITQLLYPAPKHNKPTVFPLSPEPDEWEINRTDIVMRHKLGGGQYGDVYEAVWKRYNMTVAVKTLKEDTMALKDFLEEAAIMKEMKHRNLVQLLGVCTREPPFYIITEFMSKGNLLDYLRNESKHQINAVVLMHMATQIASGMSYLESRNFIHRDLAARNCLVGENHLVKVADFGLARLMRDDTYTAHAGAKFPIKWTAPEGLAYNKFSTKSDVWAFGILLWEIATYGMSPYPGVDLTDVYHMLEKGYRMECPPGCPPKVYELMRQCWQWAAADRPTFKEIHHSLENMFQESSITEEVEKQLQGGGDIPLLSYKKSQTGSTGNIHGLVLVSEPLPSSETTSSVTKLSTFTGGLSSKNNSSIVQMRRSTNKKGKQAPAPPKRTSSFRDSAYQEQDTQNTETNTMTLDDATDLNGIDKILEGIARDLATMAQGTIAAGGCEVEEDGEGSQGTAEPNFIPQPSTSPEPIPGLACSQKQIKPRPYPSKEPLPQKLVQVGALEVQNVKRAINRYGTLPKGARIGAYLESLRQSGMPSNQESSTVVSSMAPSSIEQHETSIDNSQHRSLSPRQSNLRNQPQMTRSNSSSGVVNTYQPPNSPRGRVVTVRKNNQSEGVGLRTFRVSSNSNFRTASPSRSVQPSLADLEFPPPPADLPPPPDETFSGQEQAELPLPVSCTEISQIRNSPLSIRKAKNTDWRTKEEDSEQQEDRNDVSNIEPSVKEACSRFGVNLRRRETQDNSCRNSDNKRTGFKSRMEMIEPAAPPEEAPPPPPPPPPPISTNTPPDSFERKPGMKEMLELKLINEIKQSAETKHGASTKKPGATSNTPSAPLDPASQLLSELCASFNMESGQRHAQNEYAVSTLKTNDITQEQQQQQQQSHNTHKDSSVSSPVTESLLSSGNVGFKLKRVDKRNNPQKEEATDGQIIDFKARLRKVENAEKEKSLEEKSTVTEQSSESEEQQDDKRRSTGSISSLKKLWENKESCDSQPHSPKLNVRGSSGKQEMLDQTEDSPEDHSGASTRSQSSGSKSDARLWPPPEPEKPAVPAKPLKPLCSSTKHFGSSIYATPNCTKSQHAEDDLNKQNTDSKTAKQAVLELSTLIESSVLNLKSSSTIVMASWLQLSDKVGLLHGMCTNLADSGIAPHARFQFRELLVRLELQARQLRAAGTRNVAENTRLLTDLQNTIKDVVNAVQR comes from the exons ATGGGTGCTCAACAGACTAAGGAGAGAATTGTTCCTGCCGGCTCTACTGCGCGACAGACGCGCAAACAGCCAAGGAACCTTAAAGAGTCCCGTCTTGTTGGTTCCAATATATTTACAGAACACAGCG AAGCTCTTTTACAAAGCAGACCACTACCTCACATTCCGGCATTACCTGATGGTGATCCTCCTAGTGGCTCTGCCATCCAACCAATTTCACAGCAAGTGAATATTCAGCAACATGCTGGTGTTTCATCTACAGGGCTTTTGGAAGCTGCAAACAg ATGGACAAGTAAGGAAAACTTATTAGCACAGGAGGAAGATGATCCGCAACTGTTTGTTGCTCTATATGATTTTCAAGCAGGTGGAGAAAACCAACTTAGTCTTAAAAAGG GGGAGCAAGTTCGTATCCTAAGTTATAATAAAAGTGGAGAATGGTGTGAAGCTCATTCAAGTACTGGTCAAGTGGGGTGGGTTCCTTCAAATTATGTCACCCCTGTAAATTCCTTGGAAAAGCATTCATGGTATCATGGAAGGATATCCAGGAATGCTGCTGAGTATCTCTTAAGTTCTGGTATAAATGGAAGCTTTCTGGTTCGTGAGTCAGAAAGCAGCCCAGGGCAACGCAGTATTTCTCTGAGATATGAGGGTAGAGTCTATCATTACAGGATCAATGAAGATAGTGAAGGAAAG atGTTTGTCACAACAGAAAGCAAATTTAATACTCTGGCAGAATTAGTACATCATCATTCAATGCTTGCTGATGGCTTAATCACACAGCTACTTTATCCTGCACCAAAGCATAACAAACCGACTGTTTTTCCGCTTAGTCCGg AACCAGATGAGTGGGAGATTAATAGGACAGATATAGTCATGAGGCATAAATTAGGTGGAGGACAATATGGGGACGTTTATGAAGCGGTATGGAAGAGATATAACATGACCGTCGCTGTAAAAACGTTGAAG GAAGATACAATGGCTCTAAAAGACTTTCTGGAGGAGGCCGCAATCATGAAGGAGATGAAACACAGGAATCTGGTTCAGTTATTAGGTGTATGTACTCGGGAACCACCATTTTACATCATTACAGAGTTCATGAGCAAAGGGAATCTGCTGGACTATTTGCGGAATGAGAGCAAGCATCAAATCAATGCCGTCGTTTTAATGCATATGGCCACGCAGATTGCTAGCGGGATGAGTTATCTGGAAAGTAGAAATTTTATTCACAG AGATCTAGCGGCTCGAAACTGCCTAGTCGGTGAAAATCATCTGGTGAAGGTTGCTGACTTCGGCTTGGCCCGGTTGATGAGAGATGACACCTACACGGCTCACGCTGGAGCGAAGTTCCCTATAAAATGGACTGCTCCGGAAGGGTTAGCTTACAACAAATTCTCTACGAAG TCCGATGTTTGGGCATTTGGAATTTTACTTTGGGAGATAGCGACCTATGGTATGTCTCCATATCCTGGCGTCGACTTAACGGATGTGTATCACATGCTGGAGAAGGGCTACCGAATGGAATGTCCACCTGGATGTCCACCAAAGGTGTACGAACTGATGCGTCAATGCTGGCAGTGGGCTGCTGCTGACCGGCCTACCTTCAAAGAGATTCATCATTCTCTTGAAAATATGTTCCAAGAATCCAGTATTACCGAGG AAGTGGAAAAACAACTGCAAGGAGGAGGTGATATCCCTTTGCTTTCATATAAGAAATCCCAGACTGGTAGTACTGGAAACATCCATGGGCTTGTTCTAGTCTCCGAGCCATTACCCTCTTCAG AAACTACTAGCTCGGTAACAAAGCTAAGTACATTTACGGGTGGTCTCTCGAGTAAAAATAACAGCAGTATCGTCCAAATGAGGCGTTCTAcgaataaaaaaggaaaacaagCTCCGGCACCTCCAAAGAGAACGAG TTCGTTTCGCGATTCTGCCTACCAAGAGCAAGATACCCAAAATACTGAAACAAACACCATGACTCTCGACGATGCCACGGATCTAAATGGTATTGATAAGATTCTCGAAG GTATTGCGCGAGATCTCGCGACGATGGCTCAAGGAACGATTGCTGCAGGAGGCTGCGAAGTCGAGGAGGACGGAGAGGGTTCTCAAGGTACGGCGGAACCAAATTTTATCCCACAACCATCGACGTCTCCGGAGCCCATACCTGGTCTAGCCTGTTCtcagaaacaaattaaaccacGACCTTATCCATCAAAGGAACCATTACCGCAAAAG cTAGTACAAGTGGGAGCATTAGAAGTGCAGAATGTAAAAAGAGCTATTAATCGTTATGGTACATTACCAAAAGGTGCTAGAATCGGAGCGTATCTAGAATCTTTGCGTCAAAGTGGTATGCCATCGAATCAAGAATCTTCAACGGTGGTTTCTTCTATGGCACCTAGTTCAATAGAACAACACGAGACTTCTATCGATAATTCGCAACACAGATCACTATCTCCTCGTCAAAGCAATCTACGAAATCAACCTCAAATGACCCGCAGTAATTCTTCCAGCGGTGTCGTTAATACTTACCAACCTCCGAATTCCCCTCGTGGCCGTGTAGTAACCGTAAGAAAGAACAATCAGTCCGAAGGTGTTGGTCTAAGAACTTTTCGGGTTTCGAGTAACTCAAACTTCAGAACCGCGAGTCCATCAAGATCCGTTCAACCGTCGTTAGCTGATTTAGAATTTCCTCCTCCACCCGCAGACTTGCCTCCTCCCCCAGATGAAACTTTCTCTGGTCAGGAGCAAGCTGAACTTCCTCTTCCCGTTTCATGTACCGAAATATCTCAGATCAGAAATTCTCCTCTTTCTATAAGAAAAGCAAAGAATACGGATTGGCGTACGAAGGAAGAAGATAGCGAGCAACAGGAAGATAGAAACGACGTTAGTAATATAGAGCCTTCTGTCAAAGAAGCTTGTTCGAGGTTTGGAGTTAATTTAAGGCGCAGAGAAACTCAAGATAATTCTTGTAGAAATTCTGATAACAAAAGAACGGGGTTTAAGTCCAGAATGGAGATGATCGAGCCTGCCGCACCACCTGAGGAAGCACCACCTCCTCCACCACCACCTCCGCCACCAATTTCTACGAACACACCCCCCGATAGTTTTGAACGTAAACCTGGCATGAAAGAAATGTTGGAATTAAAATTGatcaatgaaattaaacaaaGCGCTGAAACGAAGCATGGCGCGAGCACGAAGAAGCCCGGTGCGACAAGTAACACTCCATCCGCGCCTCTCGATCCAGCATCCCAGTTACTTTCGGAACTTTGCGCTAGTTTTAATATGGAGTCTGGACAGAG ACACGCCCAAAACGAGTACGCTGTGTCAACTTTAAAAACCAATGACATAACTCAAgagcaacaacagcagcaacaacaaagTCATAACACTCACAAGGATTCGTCGGTATCCTCTCCAGTGACCGAATCACTACTCTCCAGTGGAAATGTTGGCTTCAAGTTGAAGAGAGTAGACAAACGGAATAATCCGCAGAAAGAAGAAGCAACCGATGGACAAATAATTGATTTCAAGGCGAGACTTCGAAAAGTTGAGAATGCAGAAAAGGAGAAGTCTTTAGAAGAGAAAAGTACCGTTACTGAGCAATCCTCAGAATCGGAAGAGCAACAAGATGACAAGCGTAGAAGTACCGGTAGTATCAGTAGCTTGAAGAAACTTTGGGAAAATAAAGAATCTTGTGACAGTCAGCCTCACAGTCCGAAACTTAACGTCAGAGGAAGTAGTGGCAAACAAGAGATGCTTGACCAGACTGAAGACTCACCAGAGGATCATAGCGGAGCCTCGACCCGTAGTCAGAG TTCCGGTAGCAAAAGTGATGCCAGACTGTGGCCACCACCTGAACCAGAAAAACCGGCAGTTCCTGCCAAACCATTAAAACCACTGTGCTCGTCGACAAAGCACTTTGGTTCATCGATTTATGCAACGCCAAACTGTACGAAATCCCAGCACGCTGAGGATGACCTAAACAAACAGAATACAGATTCAAAGACAGCGAAACAGGCAGTATTGGAGCTTTCGACATTGATCGAGAGCAGcgtattaaatttgaaaagtaGTTCAACAATAGTAATGGCCAGTTGGCTTCAGCTGTCAGACAAGGTAGGGCTATTACATGGAATGTGCACGAATCTTGCAGATAGCGGTATAGCACCACACGCGCGGTTTCAATTTCGCGAACTTCTTGTAAGATTAGAGCTTCAGGCACGGCAGCTTCGTGCAGCTGGTACTCGAAACGTTGCAGAGAATACAAGGCTTCTTACTGACCTGCAAAACACGATAAAGGATGTTGTTAATGCTGTGCAAAGATAA